Proteins encoded together in one Salarchaeum sp. JOR-1 window:
- a CDS encoding amidohydrolase, which yields MSQSTHDRLVALRRDLHRHPEPAWREFYTTARIVEEVERIGVDELYVGPDALNAGERMAVPEGDVLGEWYDRALDAGADPDVLGDLRGGFTGAVAVLRTGDGPTVGLRVDIDGLPQAESDDDDHVPAREGFRSENEGAMHACGHDAHATFGLGVLERVKESDFEGTLKVFFQPAEERVGGGRAMARSGHLDDVDYLLAVHVGLDHPTGEVVAGIDGFLAVSHFLAEFEGEPAHAGAKPEEGRNTVQAMATAIQNLYGIPRHSEGETRVNAGLVGGGTATNVIPEESFVEGEVRGETTELKDYMKDHAHRVLRSAAEMHDVDVDIHTEGEAPSATSDRALADIVYDVASTTDGVDSPVKSDKLGGSEDATFLMQEVQDNGGLACYLAVGTDHPGGHHTATFDVDETSIPIGIDVLTDSVLSIAKNQP from the coding sequence ATGAGTCAGTCGACACACGACCGCCTCGTGGCGCTCCGACGCGACCTCCACCGACACCCGGAACCCGCGTGGCGAGAGTTCTACACGACCGCGCGCATCGTCGAGGAAGTCGAACGCATCGGCGTGGACGAACTCTACGTCGGCCCGGACGCGCTGAACGCCGGCGAACGGATGGCCGTTCCGGAGGGCGACGTGCTGGGCGAGTGGTATGACCGCGCGCTCGACGCGGGCGCAGACCCCGACGTGCTCGGAGACCTCCGGGGTGGGTTCACGGGCGCGGTCGCCGTGCTCCGGACGGGCGACGGGCCGACGGTCGGCCTCCGCGTGGACATCGACGGCCTCCCCCAGGCTGAATCCGACGACGACGACCACGTTCCGGCCCGGGAGGGCTTCCGCTCGGAGAACGAGGGTGCGATGCACGCCTGCGGGCACGACGCGCACGCGACCTTCGGCCTCGGCGTGCTCGAACGCGTCAAGGAGAGCGACTTCGAGGGCACGCTCAAGGTGTTCTTCCAGCCGGCAGAGGAACGCGTCGGCGGCGGGCGCGCGATGGCGCGCTCCGGCCACCTCGACGACGTGGACTACCTGCTCGCCGTGCACGTCGGCCTCGACCACCCGACGGGCGAAGTCGTCGCGGGCATCGACGGATTCCTCGCGGTGTCGCACTTCCTCGCGGAGTTCGAGGGCGAACCAGCGCATGCCGGCGCGAAGCCCGAAGAGGGACGGAACACCGTGCAGGCGATGGCCACGGCTATCCAGAACCTCTACGGGATTCCGCGACACTCCGAGGGGGAGACGCGCGTGAACGCCGGCCTCGTCGGCGGCGGCACGGCGACGAACGTCATCCCCGAAGAGTCGTTCGTGGAGGGCGAGGTTCGCGGCGAGACGACGGAGCTCAAGGACTACATGAAAGACCACGCACACCGCGTGCTCCGGAGCGCGGCCGAGATGCACGACGTGGACGTGGACATCCACACCGAGGGCGAAGCGCCGAGCGCCACGAGCGACCGCGCGCTCGCGGACATCGTCTACGACGTGGCCAGTACCACGGACGGCGTGGACAGTCCCGTCAAGAGCGACAAGCTCGGCGGGAGCGAGGACGCGACGTTCCTGATGCAGGAGGTCCAGGACAACGGTGGTCTCGCGTGCTACCTCGCGGTCGGCACCGACCACCCGGGCGGCCACCACACCGCGACGTTCGACGTGGACGAAACCAGCATCCCCATCGGTATCGACGTGCTCACGGACTCGGTTCTCTCCATCGCGAAGAACCAGCCGTAG
- a CDS encoding geranylgeranyl reductase family protein, whose protein sequence is MTTHEYDAVVVGAGTSGCYAAATIAKAGYEVAIVERKTEQEAGHIACGDALKGAANFPDAIPKSKLEPAITNTEVDHGRFEIPQENTVLDIPVPGELAVVDRWKYGQCVIGGAEDRGVDFHYNVVVTDVLQDDDGTVTGVRGKHRGDVHQFDADIVVDGAGSLSVLQDNTDFDGTNFDTNVNYSQFCSGYREIVEVEEEVEWKDALVFKPTKRAAGYLWYFPRTGTEINAGLGFQMTEEPMQMVQDLKQDLRNRPEFEGATVKDKLGAALPTRRPYDSAVANGFIAVGDAAGLVNPTTGGGIAGAAYSGKYAGEQAVKAIEEGDVSEENLWRYNERVMDHFGARYAGLDVYNILSTAVDVDNLMGLLASLPMGKLSEAIYAGSAELSLGVKVQTAIKSFGNWGTIYNLYQTKNQADRLLDHYESYPDSPHALDTWQNRRDDIMTDVYDVTGADPKY, encoded by the coding sequence ATGACTACCCACGAGTACGACGCCGTCGTCGTCGGCGCCGGCACCTCCGGCTGTTACGCCGCCGCGACGATAGCGAAGGCCGGCTACGAGGTCGCTATCGTCGAGCGAAAGACGGAGCAGGAGGCCGGCCACATCGCGTGCGGGGACGCCCTCAAGGGCGCGGCGAACTTCCCCGACGCCATCCCGAAGTCGAAACTCGAACCAGCCATCACCAACACCGAGGTCGACCACGGCCGCTTCGAGATCCCGCAGGAGAACACCGTCCTCGACATTCCCGTTCCCGGCGAACTCGCCGTGGTCGACCGCTGGAAGTACGGCCAGTGCGTCATCGGCGGCGCGGAAGACCGCGGCGTCGACTTCCACTACAACGTCGTCGTCACCGACGTGCTCCAGGACGACGACGGCACCGTCACCGGCGTCCGCGGGAAGCACCGGGGCGACGTCCACCAGTTCGACGCCGACATCGTCGTGGACGGCGCGGGGTCGCTCAGCGTCCTCCAGGACAACACCGACTTCGACGGGACGAACTTCGACACGAACGTCAACTACAGCCAGTTCTGCAGCGGCTACCGCGAAATCGTCGAGGTCGAGGAGGAAGTCGAGTGGAAGGACGCGCTCGTGTTCAAACCCACCAAGCGCGCCGCCGGCTACCTCTGGTACTTCCCGCGCACCGGCACCGAGATCAACGCCGGCCTCGGGTTCCAGATGACCGAGGAGCCGATGCAGATGGTGCAAGACCTCAAGCAAGACCTCCGGAACCGCCCCGAGTTCGAGGGCGCGACGGTCAAGGACAAACTCGGCGCGGCGCTCCCGACTCGACGCCCGTACGACTCCGCCGTCGCGAACGGCTTCATCGCCGTCGGCGACGCCGCCGGCCTCGTCAACCCCACCACCGGCGGCGGCATCGCCGGCGCCGCCTACTCCGGGAAGTACGCGGGCGAACAAGCAGTCAAAGCCATCGAGGAAGGCGACGTGAGCGAGGAGAACCTCTGGCGCTACAACGAACGCGTCATGGACCACTTCGGCGCGCGCTACGCCGGCCTCGACGTCTACAACATCCTCTCCACCGCCGTCGACGTGGACAACCTCATGGGCCTCCTCGCCAGCCTCCCCATGGGCAAACTCAGCGAAGCCATCTACGCCGGCAGCGCCGAACTCAGCCTCGGCGTCAAGGTGCAGACCGCCATCAAGAGCTTCGGGAACTGGGGCACCATCTACAACCTCTACCAGACCAAGAACCAGGCCGACCGCCTCCTCGACCACTACGAGTCCTACCCCGACAGTCCCCACGCCCTGGACACCTGGCAGAACCGCCGCGACGACATCATGACGGACGTCTACGACGTCACCGGCGCAGACCCCAAGTACTGA
- a CDS encoding 2Fe-2S iron-sulfur cluster-binding protein translates to MTTYTVEFAGRDETIEVSEKETILKACFREGIAQEYSCRVGMCLACSAKIVEGEVAQPAARGFTEEEAEEYALTCMARPQSDLVLDRGQYPPSIEEDAPEPSGPVTADDD, encoded by the coding sequence ATGACGACGTACACGGTCGAGTTCGCCGGCCGCGACGAGACCATCGAGGTCTCCGAGAAGGAGACCATCTTGAAGGCGTGTTTCCGGGAGGGTATCGCGCAGGAGTACTCGTGTCGAGTCGGCATGTGTCTGGCGTGCTCGGCGAAAATCGTGGAGGGCGAGGTTGCGCAGCCCGCGGCGCGCGGGTTCACTGAGGAGGAGGCGGAGGAGTACGCGCTGACGTGCATGGCGCGCCCGCAGTCCGACCTCGTGCTCGACCGGGGGCAGTACCCGCCGAGCATCGAGGAGGACGCGCCGGAGCCGAGCGGGCCGGTGACGGCGGACGACGACTAG
- a CDS encoding phosphate uptake regulator PhoU — translation MERRKVQVTGGSTFTVSIPKDWARENDVEAGDEMAFHEDGRSLLVQPVGSDDPVRGTFDITGLDGDHLMRTVMTMYVSGFDVLELEADRITADQRRVIRNATQSLVGLEVLEETGDRVVIQDLLDSSELSIHNAVRRMRLISTSMLDDAVTAIVENDDDLAQDVTQRDDDVDRLWFVVSRIFRGALRSPEAATEIGVSREVCFDYHSSARQLERIADHATKMANVALEMDEDIPDDVAEALDELHEEAIGIVDVAMDALVTDDTGDATDLANDARERIPHIDDRTRAVDEHLRDLDPRNAQQLSLVVDSLSRCADYGGNIAETALQKAAPTPGV, via the coding sequence ATGGAACGACGGAAGGTGCAGGTGACCGGGGGGTCGACGTTCACGGTCTCGATTCCGAAGGACTGGGCGCGCGAGAACGACGTCGAAGCAGGCGACGAGATGGCGTTCCACGAGGACGGCCGGAGCCTCCTCGTCCAGCCGGTCGGGAGCGATGACCCCGTCCGGGGAACGTTCGACATCACCGGCCTCGACGGCGACCACCTGATGCGGACCGTGATGACGATGTACGTCTCCGGGTTCGACGTACTCGAACTCGAAGCCGACCGCATCACCGCCGACCAGCGCCGCGTCATCCGGAACGCGACACAGAGCCTCGTCGGCCTGGAAGTCCTCGAAGAGACCGGCGACCGCGTCGTTATCCAGGATCTCCTCGACTCCAGCGAACTCTCCATTCACAACGCGGTTCGCCGAATGCGGCTCATCTCCACGTCCATGCTGGACGACGCCGTCACCGCCATCGTCGAGAACGACGACGACCTCGCGCAGGACGTGACCCAACGCGACGACGACGTCGACCGCCTCTGGTTCGTCGTCTCCCGCATCTTCCGCGGCGCGCTCCGGTCGCCCGAGGCCGCCACCGAAATCGGCGTCTCCCGCGAGGTCTGCTTCGACTACCACTCGAGCGCCCGCCAGCTCGAACGCATCGCCGACCACGCCACCAAGATGGCGAACGTCGCCCTCGAGATGGACGAGGACATCCCGGACGACGTCGCGGAGGCCCTCGACGAACTCCACGAGGAAGCCATCGGCATCGTCGACGTGGCGATGGACGCCCTCGTCACCGACGACACCGGCGACGCCACCGACCTCGCGAACGACGCACGCGAACGCATCCCCCACATCGACGACCGCACGCGCGCCGTCGACGAACACCTCCGCGACCTCGACCCCCGGAACGCACAGCAGTTGAGCCTCGTCGTCGACTCACTCTCCCGGTGTGCCGACTACGGCGGGAACATCGCGGAAACCGCACTCCAGAAAGCAGCGCCCACGCCCGGCGTCTAG
- a CDS encoding PstS family phosphate ABC transporter substrate-binding protein produces MSEQTERFDQKTRRGFLAGTGAAGAVALAGCTSGPSGSDGTTGTGTTADQLSGDINITGSSTVYPLAAAVAEKFMEKHPNVNISVTPTGSGGGFSNYFCLGKSDFNNASRPITKNEKQLCNENNVDWHEITVATDALTVIVNNQNDWVDCMTLDELAQIWRADGAQKWSDVNSEWPDEEIKRFGAADTSGTFDYFKEAVLGEEANHTGDYQATEKDNLILSGVQQNKYAIGYFGFAYYQGNEEKVKALALNESGTCVKPTLANAKAGDYPLSRPLFTYPAMDSLQEEQVAEFARYFTKQSANEQLVANEIGYVPQTQEDMQEELAELNDAIAQAQE; encoded by the coding sequence ATGTCGGAACAAACCGAGCGGTTCGACCAGAAGACTCGGCGTGGATTCCTCGCAGGCACCGGCGCGGCAGGCGCCGTCGCGCTCGCCGGCTGTACGAGCGGCCCCAGTGGAAGTGACGGTACCACCGGCACCGGAACGACCGCAGACCAGCTCTCCGGCGATATCAACATCACCGGGTCGAGTACGGTCTATCCGCTCGCGGCCGCCGTCGCCGAGAAGTTCATGGAGAAACACCCCAACGTGAACATTAGCGTCACGCCCACGGGCTCTGGCGGCGGATTCTCGAACTACTTCTGCCTCGGCAAGTCTGACTTCAACAACGCCTCGCGCCCTATCACGAAGAACGAAAAACAGCTCTGCAACGAGAACAACGTCGACTGGCACGAAATCACGGTTGCGACGGACGCGCTCACGGTCATCGTGAACAACCAGAACGACTGGGTGGACTGCATGACGCTCGACGAACTCGCCCAGATCTGGCGGGCCGACGGCGCGCAGAAGTGGTCGGACGTGAACAGCGAGTGGCCCGATGAGGAGATCAAGCGCTTCGGCGCCGCGGACACCTCCGGAACCTTCGACTACTTCAAGGAGGCCGTGCTCGGCGAGGAAGCGAACCACACGGGCGACTATCAGGCCACCGAGAAGGACAACCTCATCCTCTCCGGCGTCCAGCAGAACAAGTACGCCATCGGCTACTTCGGGTTCGCGTACTACCAGGGGAACGAGGAGAAGGTGAAGGCGCTCGCACTCAACGAGAGCGGAACGTGCGTGAAACCCACGCTCGCGAACGCGAAAGCCGGCGACTATCCGCTCTCCCGTCCGCTCTTCACGTACCCCGCGATGGACTCCCTCCAGGAGGAGCAGGTTGCGGAGTTCGCGCGCTACTTCACGAAACAGAGCGCGAACGAGCAACTGGTCGCGAACGAGATCGGGTACGTTCCGCAGACCCAAGAGGACATGCAGGAAGAACTGGCGGAACTGAACGACGCCATCGCGCAGGCCCAGGAGTAA
- the pstC gene encoding phosphate ABC transporter permease subunit PstC: MTSEGQTPDLSGERGFRTVRESIYKYALLGCAVLSVLTTFAIIGVLVVDAAAFFGEVGLFTFLTGARWSPNLQPVQFGVLPLVLGTVMITVGAAVIALPLGVLTAIYLSEYASTKARSILKPMLEVLAGVPTVVYGYFALVYITPALNVLIDGVNGVLGLSLPNLGLFNGLSASIVVGIMIIPMVSSISEDAMSAVPDSLRQAGYGLGATKFNVSTTIVVPAAVSGIASSFILAISRAIGETMAVTLAAGSQPPDIPPVHTLFGLPYFAPSDLLALYADSMSTMTVAMINIASGDISGGSIAYQSLFAIGITLFVITLTMNVISNVIAGRYREVYE; the protein is encoded by the coding sequence ATGACTAGCGAGGGACAAACCCCGGATTTGAGCGGTGAACGGGGGTTCAGAACGGTACGCGAATCGATATACAAGTACGCCCTGCTCGGGTGTGCAGTACTCTCTGTACTGACGACGTTCGCCATCATCGGCGTGCTCGTCGTGGACGCCGCGGCGTTCTTCGGAGAGGTGGGTCTCTTCACGTTCCTGACGGGCGCGCGCTGGAGTCCGAACCTCCAGCCCGTCCAGTTCGGGGTGCTCCCGCTCGTCCTCGGCACAGTTATGATCACGGTCGGTGCAGCGGTGATCGCGCTCCCGCTCGGCGTCCTGACCGCGATCTACCTCAGCGAGTACGCGAGTACGAAGGCGCGCTCGATCCTGAAACCGATGCTCGAAGTGCTCGCCGGCGTCCCGACGGTCGTCTACGGTTACTTCGCGCTCGTCTACATCACGCCCGCACTCAACGTGCTCATCGACGGCGTGAACGGCGTTCTCGGCCTCTCACTCCCGAATCTCGGCCTGTTCAACGGCCTGTCGGCGTCGATCGTCGTCGGGATCATGATCATTCCGATGGTCTCGTCGATCAGCGAGGACGCGATGAGCGCAGTCCCCGACTCGCTCCGCCAAGCGGGCTACGGCCTGGGGGCGACGAAGTTCAACGTCTCGACTACAATCGTCGTTCCCGCTGCCGTCTCGGGGATCGCGTCGTCGTTCATCCTCGCGATCTCGCGAGCCATCGGGGAGACGATGGCCGTCACCCTCGCCGCCGGCTCCCAGCCGCCCGACATCCCGCCCGTTCACACGCTCTTCGGCCTCCCCTACTTCGCGCCGAGCGACCTGCTCGCCCTGTACGCGGACAGCATGAGCACGATGACCGTCGCGATGATCAACATCGCGAGCGGCGACATCTCCGGGGGGTCGATCGCCTACCAGTCCCTGTTCGCCATCGGCATCACGCTGTTCGTCATCACGCTCACCATGAACGTCATCAGTAACGTCATCGCGGGCCGGTATCGAGAGGTGTACGAATAA
- the pstA gene encoding phosphate ABC transporter permease PstA: MADSNAEFGEVSRLKGVVFEYVSLAASVVGILSLGVLLAYVAWDAFGLASAGVGWYATYAATLVLPFVAFVWYARTRPAVAAGAFELFSLTLAGVLGATATVIVLSIIAGPTVWFAYFLTVFGPAGALWVYGQYDREATWVGLGILATLVIGPIVGTAFLGVLTSLGALLGAPGIYFLTLVLPGAGVVLYLADDRYGAARRPSVYAAIGFVVLAFVGVPVVDSLPSVSRSVWFIALVMFGLPAGVAVANTALDRTRWPAFALPVIAVGGFLLGELVVGAIGATAPSPWLDWQYLTSGPSILSAEEAGLYPAIIGSIFMIVLVSVFTFVFGFGTAIYLEEYAPQTGVLGTVTRIVNINVSNLAGVPSVVYGLLGLGIFVNIQASLGPITYTGFGVGTVLTAALTLSLLILPIVVISAQESLRSVPDSLRQASYGMGATRWQTTRNVVLPRALPGTLTGTILALGRAIGETAPLIMIGAATTKFTPPGGLFSMLTAMPMQIYAWAFQPDEAFRHGVVAAGVVTLLIVLLTMNSVAILVRNKYQQESN; encoded by the coding sequence ATGGCCGACTCGAACGCGGAGTTCGGGGAGGTCAGCCGGCTCAAGGGCGTCGTCTTCGAGTACGTCTCGCTCGCCGCGTCCGTCGTCGGCATTCTCTCGCTCGGCGTCCTCCTCGCGTACGTCGCGTGGGACGCGTTCGGACTTGCGAGCGCGGGCGTCGGCTGGTACGCCACGTACGCGGCCACGCTCGTCCTCCCCTTCGTGGCGTTCGTCTGGTACGCTCGCACGCGGCCCGCAGTCGCCGCGGGCGCGTTCGAACTGTTCAGCCTCACCCTCGCGGGCGTCCTCGGCGCGACCGCCACGGTCATCGTCCTCTCCATCATCGCGGGCCCGACAGTCTGGTTCGCGTACTTCCTCACCGTCTTCGGTCCCGCCGGCGCGCTCTGGGTGTACGGCCAGTACGACCGCGAGGCGACCTGGGTGGGGTTGGGGATTCTCGCCACCCTCGTCATCGGCCCTATCGTCGGAACCGCCTTCCTTGGCGTTCTCACGTCCCTCGGAGCGCTGCTCGGCGCACCCGGAATCTACTTCCTCACGCTCGTCCTCCCGGGTGCAGGCGTCGTCCTCTATCTCGCGGACGACCGGTACGGGGCGGCGCGACGACCGAGCGTGTACGCAGCGATCGGGTTCGTGGTTCTCGCGTTCGTCGGCGTCCCCGTCGTTGACTCCCTCCCCTCGGTGAGTCGATCCGTCTGGTTCATCGCGCTCGTCATGTTCGGCCTACCGGCGGGCGTCGCCGTCGCAAACACCGCTCTCGACCGGACGCGGTGGCCCGCGTTCGCACTCCCCGTCATCGCCGTCGGCGGCTTCCTCCTCGGCGAACTCGTCGTCGGCGCGATCGGTGCGACGGCGCCCTCGCCCTGGCTCGACTGGCAGTACCTCACCAGCGGCCCGTCCATCCTCTCCGCGGAGGAGGCCGGTCTCTATCCCGCGATCATCGGCTCAATCTTCATGATCGTGCTCGTGAGCGTGTTCACGTTCGTGTTCGGGTTCGGAACCGCAATCTACCTCGAGGAGTACGCGCCACAGACGGGCGTGCTCGGTACCGTCACCCGCATCGTGAACATCAACGTCTCGAACCTCGCCGGTGTTCCCTCCGTCGTGTACGGCCTCCTCGGGCTCGGTATCTTCGTCAACATTCAAGCCAGCCTCGGCCCGATTACGTACACCGGATTCGGCGTCGGAACCGTCTTGACGGCGGCGCTCACGCTCTCGCTCCTCATTCTCCCCATCGTCGTCATCTCCGCACAGGAGTCACTTCGCTCGGTTCCGGACTCCCTCCGGCAGGCGTCCTACGGAATGGGGGCGACGCGCTGGCAGACCACGCGGAACGTCGTTCTCCCGCGCGCGCTCCCCGGCACGCTCACCGGAACCATCCTCGCGCTCGGTCGCGCGATCGGTGAGACCGCGCCGCTCATCATGATCGGCGCGGCGACGACGAAGTTCACACCGCCCGGCGGGCTGTTCAGCATGCTGACCGCGATGCCCATGCAGATCTACGCGTGGGCGTTCCAGCCCGACGAAGCGTTCCGCCACGGGGTCGTCGCAGCGGGCGTCGTCACGCTCCTCATCGTCCTTCTGACGATGAACTCGGTCGCAATACTCGTACGCAACAAATACCAACAGGAGAGCAACTAA
- the pstB gene encoding phosphate ABC transporter ATP-binding protein PstB, with protein sequence MVDNMDSGTESESDGSLLETDPGQGGLEENPTRGTTSRAPTVIEARDLDVYYGETQALDDISLEIPEKNVTAMIGPSGCGKSTFLRCINRMNDLIDSARVEGELYFEGKDVYDDDVDPVALRRRIGMVFQHPNPFPKSIYDNVAYGLRIQGKTEDLDGEVEHALKRAALWDEVSDQLDKNALNLSGGQQQRLCIARAIAVDPEVILMDEPASALDPVATSQIEDLIEELAEDYTVVIVTHNMQQAARISDKTAVFLTGGELVEYGDTDQIFENPESQRVEDYITGKFG encoded by the coding sequence ATGGTTGATAACATGGACAGCGGCACGGAATCGGAATCGGACGGGTCGCTCCTCGAGACCGACCCCGGACAGGGCGGCCTCGAGGAGAACCCGACCCGCGGAACCACGTCTCGGGCCCCGACGGTCATCGAAGCCCGCGACCTCGACGTCTACTACGGCGAAACGCAGGCGCTCGACGACATCTCACTCGAGATTCCCGAGAAGAACGTCACCGCGATGATCGGGCCATCCGGCTGTGGGAAGTCAACGTTCCTCCGGTGTATCAATCGGATGAACGACCTCATCGACTCCGCGCGCGTCGAGGGCGAACTCTACTTCGAGGGCAAAGACGTCTACGACGACGACGTCGACCCGGTCGCGCTCCGCCGCCGAATCGGGATGGTGTTCCAGCACCCGAACCCGTTCCCCAAGAGCATCTACGACAACGTCGCGTACGGCCTCCGAATCCAGGGGAAGACGGAAGACTTGGACGGGGAGGTCGAGCACGCGCTGAAGCGCGCGGCGCTCTGGGACGAAGTGTCGGATCAGTTGGACAAGAACGCGCTCAACCTCTCCGGCGGTCAACAGCAACGCCTCTGTATCGCGCGCGCCATCGCCGTCGACCCGGAGGTGATTCTGATGGACGAGCCGGCGAGCGCCCTCGACCCGGTCGCGACCAGTCAGATCGAGGATCTCATCGAAGAGCTCGCGGAGGACTACACGGTCGTCATCGTCACCCACAACATGCAGCAGGCCGCTCGCATCAGCGACAAGACCGCGGTCTTCCTCACGGGCGGCGAGCTCGTGGAGTACGGCGACACCGACCAGATCTTCGAGAACCCCGAGAGCCAGCGCGTCGAAGACTACATTACGGGCAAGTTCGGGTAA
- the phoU gene encoding phosphate signaling complex protein PhoU, with product MPRESYQEKLEALRNDVLYMSELVTDRLRMALEAMQQSDEELAKDVIAGDDEVNDLYLDLEQNCIDLFALQQPVAGDLRLIASSFKIITDLERIADLAVNLGEYTLDAEHEMFPEVNIHAIGQETVDMVEDAMNAYANQDADACFALAERDDDIDAMCEDASQTVVLDLIETEVEDDTTEEEIERLMQDVSRMLLTIRDLERIGDHAVNISARTLYMVENDDELIY from the coding sequence ATGCCACGAGAATCCTATCAGGAGAAACTCGAAGCGTTACGCAACGACGTGCTCTACATGAGCGAACTCGTCACGGATCGCCTGCGGATGGCGCTCGAAGCCATGCAGCAGTCCGACGAGGAACTCGCGAAGGACGTCATCGCGGGCGACGACGAGGTGAACGACCTCTATCTCGACCTCGAACAGAACTGCATCGACCTGTTCGCGCTCCAGCAGCCCGTCGCCGGCGACCTCCGCCTCATCGCGTCCTCGTTCAAGATCATCACCGACCTCGAACGCATCGCCGACCTCGCCGTCAACCTCGGCGAATACACGCTGGACGCCGAACACGAGATGTTCCCCGAAGTCAACATCCACGCCATCGGCCAGGAAACCGTCGACATGGTCGAGGACGCCATGAACGCCTACGCGAACCAGGACGCCGACGCCTGCTTCGCCCTCGCCGAGCGCGACGACGACATCGACGCGATGTGCGAGGACGCCAGCCAGACGGTCGTCCTCGACCTCATCGAAACCGAAGTCGAAGACGACACCACCGAGGAAGAGATCGAACGCCTCATGCAGGACGTCTCCCGCATGCTCCTCACCATCCGCGACCTCGAACGCATCGGCGACCACGCCGTCAACATCTCCGCCCGCACCCTCTACATGGTCGAGAACGACGACGAACTCATCTACTGA
- a CDS encoding DUF502 domain-containing protein — MRIKPSLKSDFLAGLVLVAPLLATLVILQFVFSWVTGFLAPLVEGSRLATLTANNVLLAQLLALVLFVAVVTAVGAVAQWSVGKRLFGRTGRVVTFIPVFRTIYGSIRGMVSSVTTRSSDFESVVYVEWPQDGVYRLGLKTGESPADMAEVAGETAYNVFVPGSPNPTQGSLVLVPESQAYESELSVRAAIRLLMTTGMAESEEESVIQLSDAELDEAVSTP; from the coding sequence ATGCGAATCAAGCCTTCTCTGAAGAGCGACTTCCTGGCGGGACTGGTACTGGTCGCGCCGCTGCTCGCGACGCTCGTCATCCTCCAGTTCGTGTTCTCGTGGGTGACCGGATTCCTCGCGCCGCTCGTCGAGGGGTCGCGGCTCGCGACGCTCACCGCGAACAACGTCCTGCTCGCGCAACTGCTCGCGCTCGTGTTGTTCGTCGCGGTCGTCACGGCGGTCGGCGCGGTCGCCCAGTGGTCGGTCGGCAAACGGCTGTTCGGGCGGACGGGGCGCGTCGTGACGTTCATCCCCGTGTTTCGAACCATCTACGGGAGCATCCGCGGAATGGTGTCGTCGGTGACGACGCGGAGCTCCGACTTCGAGTCCGTGGTGTACGTCGAGTGGCCGCAGGACGGCGTCTACCGACTCGGCCTGAAGACCGGTGAAAGCCCGGCCGACATGGCGGAGGTGGCGGGTGAGACGGCGTACAACGTGTTCGTTCCGGGGAGTCCGAACCCGACGCAGGGATCGCTGGTTCTCGTGCCGGAGAGCCAGGCGTACGAGTCCGAGTTGAGCGTGCGCGCGGCCATCCGGCTGCTGATGACGACGGGGATGGCGGAGTCCGAGGAGGAGTCCGTGATCCAGCTCTCGGACGCGGAGTTGGACGAGGCCGTTTCCACACCTTGA
- a CDS encoding AAA family ATPase, with the protein MSARSDGDRPELVVVCGLPGVGKTTVAETIRERADGDATLLRTDIVRTDVVDDPEYTEEELRRVYDELFSRANDCLARAESVVVDGTFKRAVHRERARDLAADHDAQARLVRVECDEETVRERISARTEDASDADFDVYKLYKEEFEPIEDSCITIDNSGSTAQTRERVIDALY; encoded by the coding sequence ATGAGTGCGCGATCGGACGGCGACAGACCCGAGTTGGTGGTCGTGTGCGGGCTGCCGGGCGTCGGGAAGACGACGGTGGCCGAGACGATTCGGGAGCGTGCGGACGGAGACGCGACCCTCCTGCGAACCGATATCGTTCGGACGGACGTGGTCGACGACCCCGAGTACACGGAGGAGGAACTCCGCCGGGTGTACGACGAACTGTTCTCGCGGGCGAACGACTGCCTCGCGCGCGCGGAGTCCGTCGTGGTGGACGGGACGTTTAAGCGCGCGGTTCACCGGGAGCGCGCCCGCGACCTCGCCGCCGACCACGACGCACAGGCCCGCCTCGTGCGCGTGGAGTGCGACGAGGAGACCGTGCGAGAGCGCATCAGCGCGCGAACCGAGGACGCGAGCGACGCGGACTTCGACGTGTACAAGCTCTACAAGGAGGAGTTCGAGCCAATCGAGGACTCCTGCATCACGATCGACAATTCGGGGAGTACCGCACAGACCAGAGAACGCGTTATCGACGCGCTCTACTGA